CAGTTATAGTTGTTATAATCAAATGATTTACATtacaaacgaaaataaaattcgtCCCAAGAAACGAAAAATGCGTGTGTTGAGATCAACAAACATAAAAGTACATGATAggcacgacaacaacaataagtacAGTCATACCCATTGATTGACAAATGGTAATCCAGCTTATGAGTTAGGATAACAATCTTAAGTCTGATCAGCATTGATGCTCCTATGACGAATGTTCCTAGAGAGAGGATCGTTTGTTGGACTTTGCAGtctttgctttaaaattgtttcagggtttttaattacactttccacatatttgttgtagtttgttttgtttttatccaTTTCGAATATTGCACACATTGGTTTTGTTCGTTTTACTTAAGAAACTCACTCACCCGTTTTAATCGATATGCCGCTTTTAAGGTTGCGTACAGTTGAAACTAAACTATTCTAAGAAATTCTGACGCCGCCCGCCTACAAATACTATACCAACTGTACTGGCTAGCTAATTTAATAACTATATATTACATAGGTGTATATTTTGGGACCACGCCTCAAACTGTACGATATTTgggatgtgtatgtgtggaaCATCTTGTATGTTCTGCTGCTCATCCATGTGGCCGAATTCTCATCAAAGCAGGGCTCGCGCATTGTGGGTCCGGCTTAGGTACGGATGTAGTGGGGTCGTAGGGTTGGGATGGCCATACGTACATATGCCATTGTTATCAATCAAGTATGTTCGGATATATGCACACTTAGGAGTTTATAGTACATTCTGATTGTGTGTTAAGTGTTTACGTGTTACCTTGCGCACACTCTCGCACCCACACATACTCTCATCATTCGATAGAAGCAATATATCGCGCAATATtatgtaacaacaacaacaacgaattaCAGAAAccaatcaaaattatatataatgtatatcgAACAAACAAAAGATGAAGCTAAAAGTAATGCAAATAGATTTATGCGCTGCAagacacattttgttttttttttttttttgttttttgttggttggtagaaaaaataaataataattacaaaattatttgacAAGAATAGAGACGAAATGTGCAGCGACGTGCCCAAAGGGCTCAGTGGGTTTGTTTAATagaaatgtgtgtgcgtgtgtgtggtgttgttgttgttgcgcaaGCCTCAAGATGAGCTTAAAATCTAGAGggttaaaaattacaatataagAAAAGAGCAGGAAATTCAGCCATGTTCTTGACTGCACGAATTGAATATatgaatatcaaaaataacaaaatgtcaCAATAGTACGACTCTAAGAGTTTTTCAATTGACGTGAAGATCCAAATTTGGTTCTTCAATTACGATAAGATACAATATAGTACTGATCTAATGTAATTCAAGAACATAACTGCGTTTGTTATGAAGTATTTAAATGATGGTTAGTAAGGTTAATACACActcagacgcacacacacacccatacataGACATTGGCACACTGAGCCGCTTTTACTGCTGATGTTTTTGGCGGTGAAATTGGAAACGTCGCTACACAATTTCGAGTaacatttgcttttaaaaGACGACTGTTTGCAACTGCTTTTTGTTggtggtttttggttttggttttgttcgtgtgtgtgtttttcggTAGGAGTCGAAGATTGTTTGTGGTAGTTGTAGTGGCAGTTTGTGTATTGTGGTAGCAGCAGTCGTCCAGCGAAATCTGAATACGAGCACCTACCTCGCGACGGCGTTCATCTTCTCGTATTTGCTCGCGTCGCTTTTCCAGCTCCAGCATCATATCACGCTCCATTTCAGCTTTGGCAGTGTCGATGCGACGATTCACCTCTTGCTCGATTTCGTCGCGACGCTTCTCGAGCTCTTCCTCAACACGCTTTTTCACTAGCATCTCGATTCGTTTGGCCGCCTGCTCTTCAATGGTTTTTTGCTCAGCCTCCTTTTGGCGACGTTGCCGTTCCATTTCGGCCAATCGCTCCACCTGTAGTAAGTTTTGCTAAGCGCAAAGCATACGAAATACAGTTCAGCtactaataaaatatgtatacaatGTATTATCAATCACTTACCTCATCTAGTTTCTTAAAGCGACTGCGCTTGTGCCGACTCCGCTGAGTCTCATGATCGGAGTACTGCTGACTATCACTGCTGGATGAGCTGGATCGCTTGCGGGACTTGGAGTGCGAGTGCCGATGATAGTCGCGCtctgtgtgcgagtgtatgtgtgtgtgcgagtgcgtGTGCCTGTCGCTGCGATGCCTGTCACGATCTCGCCGACCATGTTGGTTCATTTCTGTGGATTTGTCTCTATCCGTTCGGCTGCTTCGTGTGCAACTGCTACGTTCGTGGTCCCTTTcccgttctctctctctttcacgcTCCCTGTCTCGGTTGTGTGACTTACTCTTGCTGCGTTTTTTATGCTTGCTCTTGTGGTGACGACGTTTCAGCGACGGACTGCGAGAACGTGAACCCATTGTGGAAAGgaataaaactattaaaacactttttgaatctcaaattttattgaattcttgCTGAGTttttacaacaaaatcaatCTGCAGATGCCTTAAAAACAGTGTTGCTTAACATGAAACGTTAGTATTTTACGCCACAACTTGCAGCACTgtatttgtggtattttttagGGACAGTCAGCTTTATTCTTATCCATTTCTAGTATCATTACATGGAAATTATCAATCATTCCTTGGTAGTCCTTATATTTAGCGCATTCTTTTGCCGCCTCCTTGGCCAGCCATTTATACTCGGTATGCTCCTCAGAAAGCACCACAGGTTGATTAGGATCCCGAAGCTCCGCTAGCCAGTAAATAACAATCTTTTGCTTACCCTTGACCTCGTAATTGAGTGTAACTTGCTTATCAcggtaaataattaaatccTTTTCGTCATAActgcaaaacattttattgacaACTTGCAATTTGTATCGCAATTGCATTCACTTACCCGGCTTCTTCTTTGGTTTCGCGGCGAGCAGTTGTGAAGTCGTCTTCGCCAGGATCAACGTGACCTTTGGGCGCACTCCAATGGAAGTCACCATATGAAgctttcaataataaatattcaatttgccCACACAGGCGCCTGAAAAGAACGAATCCTGCAGCTCTCTTTCCCATTTTGCTTGTTTAATAAATCAGTGTGGTAAAGTGCAGAAAAATGTATGTACGGAACTTTTCAGTACAAATTAGTTGCTGTTAAGAGGCAGTTAATAtcattcaaaatgaatatcGACGCTGATAAGATGTCAGTTTATCTAAGTAGACATTTTAACTTTATCTGTTAAATGCATTATGAAATAATAGatagaatattaatttatttgaaaccATGTGCTCAGAATATACTTTTGTTAGCAAGacattaaaagtaaattatttaatatcaatatataataatttgtatataacgCTCGCTACATGCTTATATTAAGTCattgtttcttaaaaaatttttgtgtgtattcTTCATAGACCAACCAAATCTAAGGatgataaaatttaatttatcacAACTTAAAGCTGTGATCAGCATATCATTGCTTAAATTGTGTTTGCCAATActggtttattaatttacgtTGGTCGAAACGCGCACGTTGTgagtgaatgtgaatgtggattatataaaaataaatagcaacTGTGAAAGAAATGTATCCGCTACTGCGCCGATTTTTAAGTGGCTCCATCAGCAGCGTTAACCAGGCGAACTTGCTGCGTGGCTACGCCTCCTTTACAGTGCAGGATGTGATGCGGGAAGTGTCGGATGAGACCGGCACTTTGCTTATTAGATTTGCCAAGCACATTGCAGTGGAGCGCTATAAGTGCGAGGAACATGTGCTGCCGCCCTCTAAGGTGCGCTATT
This window of the Drosophila albomicans strain 15112-1751.03 chromosome 2L, ASM965048v2, whole genome shotgun sequence genome carries:
- the LOC117565981 gene encoding bis(5'-nucleosyl)-tetraphosphatase [asymmetrical] — protein: MGKRAAGFVLFRRLCGQIEYLLLKASYGDFHWSAPKGHVDPGEDDFTTARRETKEEAGYDEKDLIIYRDKQVTLNYEVKGKQKIVIYWLAELRDPNQPVVLSEEHTEYKWLAKEAAKECAKYKDYQGMIDNFHVMILEMDKNKADCP
- the LOC117565980 gene encoding UPF0430 protein CG31712; protein product: MGSRSRSPSLKRRHHKSKHKKRSKSKSHNRDRERERERERERDHERSSCTRSSRTDRDKSTEMNQHGRRDRDRHRSDRHTHSHTHIHSHTERDYHRHSHSKSRKRSSSSSSDSQQYSDHETQRSRHKRSRFKKLDEQNLLQVERLAEMERQRRQKEAEQKTIEEQAAKRIEMLVKKRVEEELEKRRDEIEQEVNRRIDTAKAEMERDMMLELEKRREQIREDERRREEEEKQKREELEEILAENNRKIEDAQRKLAEERLAIIEEQRLMDEERQRMRKEQEKRVKEEQKVILGKNNSRPKLSFSLKPGAL